From the Saccharomonospora marina XMU15 genome, the window TCGTGCTGTTGACCTTCGCACGCAGCTCGACGCTGGCGATGCGAGTGATGGGCGAGCGGTTGCAGCTACATCCCACCAGCGTCACCAACATCGTCGACCGGCTGGAGAAGGACGGCCTCGTCAAGCGGGTCCCGCACCCGACGGACCGGCGGACCACGCTGGTGGAGATCACCGACGAAGGCAGGCAACGCCGCGAGGAGGCGACCAAAGCGGTCACCGCCATCGACTTCGGCATGAAGGGCCTCACCGCGAAGCAGACCGAGCAGCTCACCGAACTGCTGACCAAGGTGCGTAAGGCGGCGGGCGACTTCGTCGACTGAGTGCTTCAGGCCTCAGGCGCCCGCGGTGTTGGCGTACTCCCTGCCGCTGCCCTCTGCGACGATGAGGCCGGTACCGCCGTAGCGCAGCCGCTGCGGGCCGTCGAGTTTGCCCCTGCGCAGCGCCCACCGCTCGAACAGCCAGGTGAACAGCGGGGGAACGGCCGCGAGCAGTGCGACGACGAGCGTCGCGGGGCGCCATCGCAGCTG encodes:
- a CDS encoding MarR family winged helix-turn-helix transcriptional regulator, whose amino-acid sequence is MNRPLPFDPIARAAQLWEERIGPSTTMAAVTGLMRVQQILQSAVDGALKPHGLTFARYEALVLLTFARSSTLAMRVMGERLQLHPTSVTNIVDRLEKDGLVKRVPHPTDRRTTLVEITDEGRQRREEATKAVTAIDFGMKGLTAKQTEQLTELLTKVRKAAGDFVD
- a CDS encoding DUF3817 domain-containing protein; translation: MSNKAAVLFRVVAVAEAFSWAGLLIGMFFKYVVELGEGGVPVLGMVHGVLFALYVIVTLAVARQLRWRPATLVVALLAAVPPLFTWLFERWALRRGKLDGPQRLRYGGTGLIVAEGSGREYANTAGA